A genomic region of Raphanus sativus cultivar WK10039 chromosome 6, ASM80110v3, whole genome shotgun sequence contains the following coding sequences:
- the LOC130496529 gene encoding LOW QUALITY PROTEIN: bidirectional sugar transporter SWEET16-like (The sequence of the model RefSeq protein was modified relative to this genomic sequence to represent the inferred CDS: inserted 1 base in 1 codon; deleted 1 base in 1 codon): MAELSFYVGVIGNVISVLVFLSPVEAFLKIVIRRSTEEYECLPYICTLLSSSLWTYYGIVTPGEYLVSTVNGFGVLAESIYVLIFLFFVPKPRFLKTITLVLALNILFPAIAIAGTRTAFGDAKTRSNSMGFICATLNIIMYGSPLSAIKTVVTTKSVQYMPFWLSFFLFLNGAIWGFYALLVHDVFLLVPNGMGFFFGTMQLLIYAFYRNAKPNXKDEEEALVPSQPLLT, encoded by the exons ATGGCAGAACTAAGTTTTTATGTTGGAGTCATAG GAAATGTAATATCAGTGCTTGTTTTCCTCTCTCCTGT GGAGGCGTTTTTGAAGATAGTGATACGGAGATCAACGGAGGAGTATGAGTGTCTGCCGTACATTTGCACGTTGTTGAGTTCGTCGTTATGGACATATTATGGAATAGTGACCCCTGGAGAATACTTGGTTTCGACGGTCAATGGATTTGGAGTTCTTGCTGAATCCATCTATGTTCTCATTTTCCTCTTCTTTGTTCCAAAACCTAGATTC TTAAAAACAATTACTTTGGTTCTAGCTCTGAATATTCTTTTCCCAGCTATAGCAATTGCGGGAACAAGAACTGCGTTTGGAGATGCAAAAACGCGTTCTAACTCAATGGGTTTCATTTGTGCTACTCTCAACATTATCATGTATGGTTCTCCTCTTTCCGCTATT AAAACAGTTGTGACAACGAAGAGTGTGCAGTACATGCCGTTTTGGCTATCGTTTTTCCTCTTCCTAAACGGCGCGATTTGG GGTTTCTACGCTTTACTCGTACACGATGTTTTTCTACTA GTGCCAAATGGAATGGGCTTCTTCTTTGGGACAATGCAACTCCTAATTTATGCGTTTTACAGAAATGCCAAGCCTA GTAAAGATGAAGAGGAAGCCCTCGTACCAAGCCAACCTCTCCTCACTTAa